In one window of Oryza sativa Japonica Group chromosome 9, ASM3414082v1 DNA:
- the LOC4347569 gene encoding endochitinase A isoform X5, with protein MGLEESQKHLLGLNYHELQSLCKQYNLPANKSHSQLASSLALFLEKGRINPSPEKKAAASLVALPSLLSNAKEVSTRCQGSHKRGPQSERDDGDRPLLHVKHHKGPQTPTDETLKKNDSGTRVSSTPVSINNGKVDCFSHSPPRQVIASNVHSQSADGIGKNLGTQEHPIHLDSTAKVDDEISPETSYQAPNVVETVTDIGSGSSHKISENAKSSFEFFVMSDEGLDLVVDLNSTPSMLLDSLKKEVFIPSSTCRSEPGNFSHFISSLTTKDDSNNSISSSGNITVDIQNKGDDSIAPCTNSSLGSTGGDNSHSEPYLPDATAVNSMSFASTLPGTSLEISGSQEGVPVVSSSCLTSMTANALNNEVLPQESVVLSKCPERNHAPLAYDSTHPTGNKDTVNPVKIGCTQNVVADTDRAGAFSSGGVVRSASNENFCPTSEEKHETLNVPGAQLTPNGNTHEVILENEPVEAVPVDEDRGCHDRLSMSCQLARQTVTKLPVTDAQSEASSADHCIAGSFKPTSPTPSPAASTWTC; from the exons ATGGGGTTGGAGGAAAGCCAAAAGCATCTCCTTGGCCTTAATTACCATGAGCTCCAATCTTTGTGCAAACAGTATAATCTTCCTGCAAACAAGAGTCACTCTCAGCTAGCAAGCTCGCTTGCCTTGTTTCTTGAG AAGGGAAGAATAAATCCATCGCCTGAAAAGAAAGCAGCAGCATCCCTTGTTGCCTTGCCCTCCTTGTTATCAAATGCCAAAGAAGTATCCACCC GTTGCCAAGGTAGCCATAAAAGAGGTCCGCAAAGTGAAAGAGATGATGGTGATAGACCTCTTCTGCATGTAAAACATCACAAAGGACCTCAAACACCAACAGAtgaaacattgaaaaaaaat GACTCTGGAACCAGAGTGAGTTCTACACCAGTTTCAATCAACAATGGAAAAGTAGACTGCTTTAGCCACTCACCTCCTCGTCAAGTGATTGCTTCTAATGTACATTCACAAAGTGCTGATGGTATTGGAAAGAACTTGGGAACTCAAGAGCATCCAATTCATCTTGATTCAACTGCTAAGGTAGATGATGAAATTTCTCCGGAAACAAGCTACCAGGCACCTAATGTTGTTGAAACAGTTACAGATATTGGTAGTGGCTCATCTCATAAGATCTCAGAAAATGCAAAGTCTTCGTTTGAATTTTTTGTCATGTCAGATGAGGGACTTGATCTTGTTGTTGATCTGAATTCCACTCCATCAATGTTACTTGATAGCTTGAAGAAGGAAGTGTTCATCCCCTCAAGTACCTGTCGTTCTGAACCTGGAAATTTCTCTCATTTTATCAGTAGCCTGACGACAAAAGATGACAGCAACAACTCCATTTCTTCATCTGGGAATATTACTGTGGACATACAAAATAAGGGAGATGACAGCATTGCTCCTTGCACCAATTCATCACTAGGCTCAACCGGTGGTGACAATTCTCACTCAGAGCCCTATCTGCCTGATGCAACTGCTGTAAACTCTATGTCATTTGCATCCACATTACCTGGTACTTCACTAGAAATTTCTGGATCACAGGAGGGAGTTCCAGTCGTATCTTCTTCATGCTTAACCTCTATGACTGCTAATGCTTTGAATAATGAAGTGCTTCCTCAAGAATCTGTTGTGCTCTCAAAGTGTCCGGAAAGAAACCATGCTCCCCTTGCTTATGATTCCACACATCCAACTGGTAACAAAGACACAGTCAATCCTGTCAAAATCGGTTGCACTCAAAATGTTGTTGCTGATACTGATAGAGCTGGAGCATTCTCCTCAGGGGGTGTGGTTAGAAGTGCCTCCAATGAAAACTTCTGCCCAACTTCTGAAGAAAAACATGAAACGTTAAATGTTCCTGGAGCGCAGCTTACCCCCAACGGTAATACCCATGAAGTTATATTGGAAAATGAACCAGTGGAAGCAGTGCCAGTGGATGAAGATAGAGGTTGTCATGACAGGCTGTCAATGTCTTGTCAACTAGCCAGACAAACAGTAACTAAACTGCCAGTTACAGATGCCCAGTCAGAAGCTAGTTCTGCAGATCATTGTATTGCCGGAAGCTTCAAACCCACAAGCCCAACGCCATCACCTGCTGCTTCG ACCTGGACTTGCTAA
- the LOC4347568 gene encoding uncharacterized protein has product MAIAARALRRIPLHLAPSLSRAFCALSPAAPAPAAASAKVADRIVRLLAIDPDGARREVVGLSGQTVLRALANAGLIEPESHRLEEIDACSAECEVHIAQEWLDKLPPPSYEERYVLTRASRNRELNKHARLGCQVVLTPELQGMVVAVPEPKPWDIP; this is encoded by the coding sequence ATGGCGATCGCGGCGCGCGCCCTGCGCCGCATCCCCCTCCACCtcgccccctccctctcgcGGGCCTTCTGCGCGCTCTCGCCGGCCGCCCCCGCCCCGGCCGCTGCCTCCGCCAAGGTCGCCGACCGCATCGTGCGCCTCCTCGCCATCGACCCGGACGGCGCGCGCCGCGAGGTGGTCGGCCTGTCCGGCCAGACCGTCCTCCGCGCGCTCGCCAACGCGGGCCTCATCGAGCCGGAGTCCCACCGCCTCGAGGAGATCGACGCCTGCTCCGCCGAGTGCGAGGTCCACATCGCGCAGGAGTGGCTCGACAAGCTCCCCCCTCCTTCCTACGAGGAGCGCTACGTCCTCACCCGCGCGTCCCGGAACCGGGAGCTCAACAAGCACGCGCGGCTCGGGTGCCAGGTCGTGCTCACACCGGAGCTCCAGGGGATGGTCGTCGCCGTTCCGGAGCCCAAGCCATGGGACATCCCGTAA
- the LOC4347569 gene encoding uncharacterized protein isoform X4: MGLEESQKHLLGLNYHELQSLCKQYNLPANKSHSQLASSLALFLEKGRINPSPEKKAAASLVALPSLLSNAKEVSTRCQGSHKRGPQSERDDGDRPLLHVKHHKGPQTPTDETLKKNQDSGTRVSSTPVSINNGKVDCFSHSPPRQVIASNVHSQSADGIGKNLGTQEHPIHLDSTAKVDDEISPETSYQAPNVVETVTDIGSGSSHKISENAKSSFEFFVMSDEGLDLVVDLNSTPSMLLDSLKKEVFIPSSTCRSEPGNFSHFISSLTTKDDSNNSISSSGNITVDIQNKGDDSIAPCTNSSLGSTGGDNSHSEPYLPDATAVNSMSFASTLPGTSLEISGSQEGVPVVSSSCLTSMTANALNNEVLPQESVVLSKCPERNHAPLAYDSTHPTGNKDTVNPVKIGCTQNVVADTDRAGAFSSGGVVRSASNENFCPTSEEKHETLNVPGAQLTPNGNTHEVILENEPVEAVPVDEDRGCHDRLSMSCQLARQTVTKLPVTDAQSEASSADHCIAGSFKPTSPTPSPAASTWTC, from the exons ATGGGGTTGGAGGAAAGCCAAAAGCATCTCCTTGGCCTTAATTACCATGAGCTCCAATCTTTGTGCAAACAGTATAATCTTCCTGCAAACAAGAGTCACTCTCAGCTAGCAAGCTCGCTTGCCTTGTTTCTTGAG AAGGGAAGAATAAATCCATCGCCTGAAAAGAAAGCAGCAGCATCCCTTGTTGCCTTGCCCTCCTTGTTATCAAATGCCAAAGAAGTATCCACCC GTTGCCAAGGTAGCCATAAAAGAGGTCCGCAAAGTGAAAGAGATGATGGTGATAGACCTCTTCTGCATGTAAAACATCACAAAGGACCTCAAACACCAACAGAtgaaacattgaaaaaaaat CAGGACTCTGGAACCAGAGTGAGTTCTACACCAGTTTCAATCAACAATGGAAAAGTAGACTGCTTTAGCCACTCACCTCCTCGTCAAGTGATTGCTTCTAATGTACATTCACAAAGTGCTGATGGTATTGGAAAGAACTTGGGAACTCAAGAGCATCCAATTCATCTTGATTCAACTGCTAAGGTAGATGATGAAATTTCTCCGGAAACAAGCTACCAGGCACCTAATGTTGTTGAAACAGTTACAGATATTGGTAGTGGCTCATCTCATAAGATCTCAGAAAATGCAAAGTCTTCGTTTGAATTTTTTGTCATGTCAGATGAGGGACTTGATCTTGTTGTTGATCTGAATTCCACTCCATCAATGTTACTTGATAGCTTGAAGAAGGAAGTGTTCATCCCCTCAAGTACCTGTCGTTCTGAACCTGGAAATTTCTCTCATTTTATCAGTAGCCTGACGACAAAAGATGACAGCAACAACTCCATTTCTTCATCTGGGAATATTACTGTGGACATACAAAATAAGGGAGATGACAGCATTGCTCCTTGCACCAATTCATCACTAGGCTCAACCGGTGGTGACAATTCTCACTCAGAGCCCTATCTGCCTGATGCAACTGCTGTAAACTCTATGTCATTTGCATCCACATTACCTGGTACTTCACTAGAAATTTCTGGATCACAGGAGGGAGTTCCAGTCGTATCTTCTTCATGCTTAACCTCTATGACTGCTAATGCTTTGAATAATGAAGTGCTTCCTCAAGAATCTGTTGTGCTCTCAAAGTGTCCGGAAAGAAACCATGCTCCCCTTGCTTATGATTCCACACATCCAACTGGTAACAAAGACACAGTCAATCCTGTCAAAATCGGTTGCACTCAAAATGTTGTTGCTGATACTGATAGAGCTGGAGCATTCTCCTCAGGGGGTGTGGTTAGAAGTGCCTCCAATGAAAACTTCTGCCCAACTTCTGAAGAAAAACATGAAACGTTAAATGTTCCTGGAGCGCAGCTTACCCCCAACGGTAATACCCATGAAGTTATATTGGAAAATGAACCAGTGGAAGCAGTGCCAGTGGATGAAGATAGAGGTTGTCATGACAGGCTGTCAATGTCTTGTCAACTAGCCAGACAAACAGTAACTAAACTGCCAGTTACAGATGCCCAGTCAGAAGCTAGTTCTGCAGATCATTGTATTGCCGGAAGCTTCAAACCCACAAGCCCAACGCCATCACCTGCTGCTTCG ACCTGGACTTGCTAA
- the LOC4347569 gene encoding endochitinase A isoform X1: protein MGLEESQKHLLGLNYHELQSLCKQYNLPANKSHSQLASSLALFLEKGRINPSPEKKAAASLVALPSLLSNAKEVSTRCQGSHKRGPQSERDDGDRPLLHVKHHKGPQTPTDETLKKNQDSGTRVSSTPVSINNGKVDCFSHSPPRQVIASNVHSQSADGIGKNLGTQEHPIHLDSTAKVDDEISPETSYQAPNVVETVTDIGSGSSHKISENAKSSFEFFVMSDEGLDLVVDLNSTPSMLLDSLKKEVFIPSSTCRSEPGNFSHFISSLTTKDDSNNSISSSGNITVDIQNKGDDSIAPCTNSSLGSTGGDNSHSEPYLPDATAVNSMSFASTLPGTSLEISGSQEGVPVVSSSCLTSMTANALNNEVLPQESVVLSKCPERNHAPLAYDSTHPTGNKDTVNPVKIGCTQNVVADTDRAGAFSSGGVVRSASNENFCPTSEEKHETLNVPGAQLTPNGNTHEVILENEPVEAVPVDEDRGCHDRLSMSCQLARQTVTKLPVTDAQSEASSADHCIAGSFKPTSPTPSPAASGNAFSSKHDAESAQSSDELEELESKTPSSFEPPRNILLSLRSASAKQTKPTLPRRSARLVPK from the exons ATGGGGTTGGAGGAAAGCCAAAAGCATCTCCTTGGCCTTAATTACCATGAGCTCCAATCTTTGTGCAAACAGTATAATCTTCCTGCAAACAAGAGTCACTCTCAGCTAGCAAGCTCGCTTGCCTTGTTTCTTGAG AAGGGAAGAATAAATCCATCGCCTGAAAAGAAAGCAGCAGCATCCCTTGTTGCCTTGCCCTCCTTGTTATCAAATGCCAAAGAAGTATCCACCC GTTGCCAAGGTAGCCATAAAAGAGGTCCGCAAAGTGAAAGAGATGATGGTGATAGACCTCTTCTGCATGTAAAACATCACAAAGGACCTCAAACACCAACAGAtgaaacattgaaaaaaaat CAGGACTCTGGAACCAGAGTGAGTTCTACACCAGTTTCAATCAACAATGGAAAAGTAGACTGCTTTAGCCACTCACCTCCTCGTCAAGTGATTGCTTCTAATGTACATTCACAAAGTGCTGATGGTATTGGAAAGAACTTGGGAACTCAAGAGCATCCAATTCATCTTGATTCAACTGCTAAGGTAGATGATGAAATTTCTCCGGAAACAAGCTACCAGGCACCTAATGTTGTTGAAACAGTTACAGATATTGGTAGTGGCTCATCTCATAAGATCTCAGAAAATGCAAAGTCTTCGTTTGAATTTTTTGTCATGTCAGATGAGGGACTTGATCTTGTTGTTGATCTGAATTCCACTCCATCAATGTTACTTGATAGCTTGAAGAAGGAAGTGTTCATCCCCTCAAGTACCTGTCGTTCTGAACCTGGAAATTTCTCTCATTTTATCAGTAGCCTGACGACAAAAGATGACAGCAACAACTCCATTTCTTCATCTGGGAATATTACTGTGGACATACAAAATAAGGGAGATGACAGCATTGCTCCTTGCACCAATTCATCACTAGGCTCAACCGGTGGTGACAATTCTCACTCAGAGCCCTATCTGCCTGATGCAACTGCTGTAAACTCTATGTCATTTGCATCCACATTACCTGGTACTTCACTAGAAATTTCTGGATCACAGGAGGGAGTTCCAGTCGTATCTTCTTCATGCTTAACCTCTATGACTGCTAATGCTTTGAATAATGAAGTGCTTCCTCAAGAATCTGTTGTGCTCTCAAAGTGTCCGGAAAGAAACCATGCTCCCCTTGCTTATGATTCCACACATCCAACTGGTAACAAAGACACAGTCAATCCTGTCAAAATCGGTTGCACTCAAAATGTTGTTGCTGATACTGATAGAGCTGGAGCATTCTCCTCAGGGGGTGTGGTTAGAAGTGCCTCCAATGAAAACTTCTGCCCAACTTCTGAAGAAAAACATGAAACGTTAAATGTTCCTGGAGCGCAGCTTACCCCCAACGGTAATACCCATGAAGTTATATTGGAAAATGAACCAGTGGAAGCAGTGCCAGTGGATGAAGATAGAGGTTGTCATGACAGGCTGTCAATGTCTTGTCAACTAGCCAGACAAACAGTAACTAAACTGCCAGTTACAGATGCCCAGTCAGAAGCTAGTTCTGCAGATCATTGTATTGCCGGAAGCTTCAAACCCACAAGCCCAACGCCATCACCTGCTGCTTCG GGCAATGCTTTTAGCTCCAAGCATGATGCAGA GTCAGCACAGAGTTCTGATGAGCTTGAGGAGTTAGAGAGCAAGACACCATCAAGTTTTGAACCTCCCAGAAACATACTACTTAGCTTAAGAAGTGCTTCTGCTAAACAGACCAAACCAACATTACCTAGAAGGTCAGCAAGGCTTGTTCCAAAG TAA
- the LOC4347569 gene encoding uncharacterized protein isoform X3: MGLEESQKHLLGLNYHELQSLCKQYNLPANKSHSQLASSLALFLEKGRINPSPEKKAAASLVALPSLLSNAKEVSTRCQGSHKRGPQSERDDGDRPLLHVKHHKGPQTPTDETLKKNQDSGTRVSSTPVSINNGKVDCFSHSPPRQVIASNVHSQSADGIGKNLGTQEHPIHLDSTAKVDDEISPETSYQAPNVVETVTDIGSGSSHKISENAKSSFEFFVMSDEGLDLVVDLNSTPSMLLDSLKKEVFIPSSTCRSEPGNFSHFISSLTTKDDSNNSISSSGNITVDIQNKGDDSIAPCTNSSLGSTGGDNSHSEPYLPDATAVNSMSFASTLPGTSLEISGSQEGVPVVSSSCLTSMTANALNNEVLPQESVVLSKCPERNHAPLAYDSTHPTGNKDTVNPVKIGCTQNVVADTDRAGAFSSGGVVRSASNENFCPTSEEKHETLNVPGAQLTPNGNTHEVILENEPVEAVPVDEDRGCHDRLSMSCQLARQTVTKLPVTDAQSEASSADHCIAGSFKPTSPTPSPAASILATDIQQVVATTNFTEFL, translated from the exons ATGGGGTTGGAGGAAAGCCAAAAGCATCTCCTTGGCCTTAATTACCATGAGCTCCAATCTTTGTGCAAACAGTATAATCTTCCTGCAAACAAGAGTCACTCTCAGCTAGCAAGCTCGCTTGCCTTGTTTCTTGAG AAGGGAAGAATAAATCCATCGCCTGAAAAGAAAGCAGCAGCATCCCTTGTTGCCTTGCCCTCCTTGTTATCAAATGCCAAAGAAGTATCCACCC GTTGCCAAGGTAGCCATAAAAGAGGTCCGCAAAGTGAAAGAGATGATGGTGATAGACCTCTTCTGCATGTAAAACATCACAAAGGACCTCAAACACCAACAGAtgaaacattgaaaaaaaat CAGGACTCTGGAACCAGAGTGAGTTCTACACCAGTTTCAATCAACAATGGAAAAGTAGACTGCTTTAGCCACTCACCTCCTCGTCAAGTGATTGCTTCTAATGTACATTCACAAAGTGCTGATGGTATTGGAAAGAACTTGGGAACTCAAGAGCATCCAATTCATCTTGATTCAACTGCTAAGGTAGATGATGAAATTTCTCCGGAAACAAGCTACCAGGCACCTAATGTTGTTGAAACAGTTACAGATATTGGTAGTGGCTCATCTCATAAGATCTCAGAAAATGCAAAGTCTTCGTTTGAATTTTTTGTCATGTCAGATGAGGGACTTGATCTTGTTGTTGATCTGAATTCCACTCCATCAATGTTACTTGATAGCTTGAAGAAGGAAGTGTTCATCCCCTCAAGTACCTGTCGTTCTGAACCTGGAAATTTCTCTCATTTTATCAGTAGCCTGACGACAAAAGATGACAGCAACAACTCCATTTCTTCATCTGGGAATATTACTGTGGACATACAAAATAAGGGAGATGACAGCATTGCTCCTTGCACCAATTCATCACTAGGCTCAACCGGTGGTGACAATTCTCACTCAGAGCCCTATCTGCCTGATGCAACTGCTGTAAACTCTATGTCATTTGCATCCACATTACCTGGTACTTCACTAGAAATTTCTGGATCACAGGAGGGAGTTCCAGTCGTATCTTCTTCATGCTTAACCTCTATGACTGCTAATGCTTTGAATAATGAAGTGCTTCCTCAAGAATCTGTTGTGCTCTCAAAGTGTCCGGAAAGAAACCATGCTCCCCTTGCTTATGATTCCACACATCCAACTGGTAACAAAGACACAGTCAATCCTGTCAAAATCGGTTGCACTCAAAATGTTGTTGCTGATACTGATAGAGCTGGAGCATTCTCCTCAGGGGGTGTGGTTAGAAGTGCCTCCAATGAAAACTTCTGCCCAACTTCTGAAGAAAAACATGAAACGTTAAATGTTCCTGGAGCGCAGCTTACCCCCAACGGTAATACCCATGAAGTTATATTGGAAAATGAACCAGTGGAAGCAGTGCCAGTGGATGAAGATAGAGGTTGTCATGACAGGCTGTCAATGTCTTGTCAACTAGCCAGACAAACAGTAACTAAACTGCCAGTTACAGATGCCCAGTCAGAAGCTAGTTCTGCAGATCATTGTATTGCCGGAAGCTTCAAACCCACAAGCCCAACGCCATCACCTGCTGCTTCG ATCCTTGCTACTGACATCCAGCAAGTGGTTGCGACGACCAACTTTACAGAATTTTTATGA
- the LOC4347569 gene encoding endochitinase A isoform X2: MGLEESQKHLLGLNYHELQSLCKQYNLPANKSHSQLASSLALFLEKGRINPSPEKKAAASLVALPSLLSNAKEVSTRCQGSHKRGPQSERDDGDRPLLHVKHHKGPQTPTDETLKKNDSGTRVSSTPVSINNGKVDCFSHSPPRQVIASNVHSQSADGIGKNLGTQEHPIHLDSTAKVDDEISPETSYQAPNVVETVTDIGSGSSHKISENAKSSFEFFVMSDEGLDLVVDLNSTPSMLLDSLKKEVFIPSSTCRSEPGNFSHFISSLTTKDDSNNSISSSGNITVDIQNKGDDSIAPCTNSSLGSTGGDNSHSEPYLPDATAVNSMSFASTLPGTSLEISGSQEGVPVVSSSCLTSMTANALNNEVLPQESVVLSKCPERNHAPLAYDSTHPTGNKDTVNPVKIGCTQNVVADTDRAGAFSSGGVVRSASNENFCPTSEEKHETLNVPGAQLTPNGNTHEVILENEPVEAVPVDEDRGCHDRLSMSCQLARQTVTKLPVTDAQSEASSADHCIAGSFKPTSPTPSPAASGNAFSSKHDAESAQSSDELEELESKTPSSFEPPRNILLSLRSASAKQTKPTLPRRSARLVPK; encoded by the exons ATGGGGTTGGAGGAAAGCCAAAAGCATCTCCTTGGCCTTAATTACCATGAGCTCCAATCTTTGTGCAAACAGTATAATCTTCCTGCAAACAAGAGTCACTCTCAGCTAGCAAGCTCGCTTGCCTTGTTTCTTGAG AAGGGAAGAATAAATCCATCGCCTGAAAAGAAAGCAGCAGCATCCCTTGTTGCCTTGCCCTCCTTGTTATCAAATGCCAAAGAAGTATCCACCC GTTGCCAAGGTAGCCATAAAAGAGGTCCGCAAAGTGAAAGAGATGATGGTGATAGACCTCTTCTGCATGTAAAACATCACAAAGGACCTCAAACACCAACAGAtgaaacattgaaaaaaaat GACTCTGGAACCAGAGTGAGTTCTACACCAGTTTCAATCAACAATGGAAAAGTAGACTGCTTTAGCCACTCACCTCCTCGTCAAGTGATTGCTTCTAATGTACATTCACAAAGTGCTGATGGTATTGGAAAGAACTTGGGAACTCAAGAGCATCCAATTCATCTTGATTCAACTGCTAAGGTAGATGATGAAATTTCTCCGGAAACAAGCTACCAGGCACCTAATGTTGTTGAAACAGTTACAGATATTGGTAGTGGCTCATCTCATAAGATCTCAGAAAATGCAAAGTCTTCGTTTGAATTTTTTGTCATGTCAGATGAGGGACTTGATCTTGTTGTTGATCTGAATTCCACTCCATCAATGTTACTTGATAGCTTGAAGAAGGAAGTGTTCATCCCCTCAAGTACCTGTCGTTCTGAACCTGGAAATTTCTCTCATTTTATCAGTAGCCTGACGACAAAAGATGACAGCAACAACTCCATTTCTTCATCTGGGAATATTACTGTGGACATACAAAATAAGGGAGATGACAGCATTGCTCCTTGCACCAATTCATCACTAGGCTCAACCGGTGGTGACAATTCTCACTCAGAGCCCTATCTGCCTGATGCAACTGCTGTAAACTCTATGTCATTTGCATCCACATTACCTGGTACTTCACTAGAAATTTCTGGATCACAGGAGGGAGTTCCAGTCGTATCTTCTTCATGCTTAACCTCTATGACTGCTAATGCTTTGAATAATGAAGTGCTTCCTCAAGAATCTGTTGTGCTCTCAAAGTGTCCGGAAAGAAACCATGCTCCCCTTGCTTATGATTCCACACATCCAACTGGTAACAAAGACACAGTCAATCCTGTCAAAATCGGTTGCACTCAAAATGTTGTTGCTGATACTGATAGAGCTGGAGCATTCTCCTCAGGGGGTGTGGTTAGAAGTGCCTCCAATGAAAACTTCTGCCCAACTTCTGAAGAAAAACATGAAACGTTAAATGTTCCTGGAGCGCAGCTTACCCCCAACGGTAATACCCATGAAGTTATATTGGAAAATGAACCAGTGGAAGCAGTGCCAGTGGATGAAGATAGAGGTTGTCATGACAGGCTGTCAATGTCTTGTCAACTAGCCAGACAAACAGTAACTAAACTGCCAGTTACAGATGCCCAGTCAGAAGCTAGTTCTGCAGATCATTGTATTGCCGGAAGCTTCAAACCCACAAGCCCAACGCCATCACCTGCTGCTTCG GGCAATGCTTTTAGCTCCAAGCATGATGCAGA GTCAGCACAGAGTTCTGATGAGCTTGAGGAGTTAGAGAGCAAGACACCATCAAGTTTTGAACCTCCCAGAAACATACTACTTAGCTTAAGAAGTGCTTCTGCTAAACAGACCAAACCAACATTACCTAGAAGGTCAGCAAGGCTTGTTCCAAAG TAA
- the LOC4347571 gene encoding uncharacterized protein has translation MSARLLRRVLQERETAPQDPAAAAAAAEVEREEEEEASPPRVAARNPFDLLDEEEEEEEEKEDEVYSEQPVSYNEQKHSVNKKPGNAVPETNKKSKKKKKKSKADKQVSTKSRDEKSLDSILEDLSIEKKPMQQRVNQNERASGKEIEIDETTPGTSSILSIDPKHLKAENEMRRIFGSKVVDSLENQRNVPSSSTSRLRGVRRVAHNPRKTLLVTPSSYWPPWDKSMSMDIVETKSGFNYFRYIYDPSVSHVQDLFEVAKSANDLNAIAAILAKYPYHPESLLTFAELFKYSGEHQSSADAVEKCLFALECAWHPLFSPLHSNCQLKYSHDTNKPFFTALFSHMKNLDRRGCHRSALEVCKFLLSLDSDDPKGALFCIDYFALRSQQYKWLEQFAEEYQCDNSLWLFPNFSFSLAIARFYVERDATNGEASDHSDKSTSVDLMKQALMLHPLVLRKIVDKAPLKDSSWTQILRNVFFGSAKPGSPSLEHMISIYVERHYIMWRFPELQNLLKDAALLVIESLKQDNREAQDWACVRKEAFSSDKNEYSHLLVSDFSDTTPSLPPEELRPFMVAPGMAHEMPPAEQELGIEVRPRAPREVAGRNPALVFLESLLPWVDYGDNHHDENDQNNDD, from the exons atgtccgcCAGGCTGCTCCGGCGAGTGCTCCAGGAGCGGGAGACCGCCCCGCAggaccctgccgccgccgccgccgccgcagaggtcgagcgggaggaggaggaggaggcctccCCTCCCCGTGTCGCCGCCAGGAACCCCTTCGATCTCCtcgacgaagaggaggaggaagaggaggagaag GAAGATGAAGTGTATTCTGAGCAACCTGTGAGTTACAACGAACAGAAACATTCTGTGAACAAGAAGCCTGGCAATGCTGTTCCTGAAACAAACAAgaaatcaaagaaaaagaagaaaaagagcaAGGCAGACAAACAAGTGTCAACAAAGTCAAGGGATGAAAAGTCACTGGATTCAATTCTGGAAGATTTATCTATTGAAAAGAAGCCCATGCAGCAAAGAGTTAATCAAAATGAAAGAGCATCTGGGAAGGAGATTGAGATAGATGAAACCACTCCTGGGACATCATCTATTCTCTCAATTGATCCCAAACATCTAAAAGCTGAAAATGAGATGAGGCGCATTTTTGGATCAAAAGTAGTGGATTCACTTGAAAATCAACGGAATGTGCCTAGCAGTTCAACATCAAGGCTACGAGGTGTTAGGCGCGTTGCCCACAATCCAAGAAAAACCCTTCTTGTTACTCCATCTAGCTACTGGCCACCATGGGATAAATCAATGTCAATGGATATTGTGGAGACAAAGAGTGGTTTCAACTATTTCAG GTACATATATGATCCTTCTGTCAGTCATGTGCAAGACTTGTTTGAAGTTGCCAAATCTGCAAATGATCTCAATGCTATTGCAGCTATATTAGCAAAGTACCCTTATCACCCAGAATCATTGTTAACATTTGCTGAACTTTTCAAATATTCTGGAGAACATCAATCGTCAGCAGATGCTGTTGAGAAGTGTCTATTTGCTCTGGAGTGTGCTTGGCATCCATTGTTTAGCCCACTGCACAGCAACTGCCAGCTGAAATATAGCCATGACACAAACAAGCCATTCTTTACTGCGCTTTTTAGTCACATGAAAAATTTGGATAGACGTGGCTGCCATCGGTCTGCTTTAGAGGTCTGCAAATTCCTTCTTTCATTGGATTCTGATGATCCAAAGGGTGCTCTATTCTGCATTGATTACTTTGCTCTAAGATCACAACAGTACAAATGGTTGGAACAGTTTGCAGAAGAGTACCAGTGTGATAACTCCTTGTGGTTATTCCCTAATTTCTCATTTTCCCTTGCCATTGCACGGTTCTACGTTGAGCGTGATGCAACAAATGGGGAGGCTTCTGACCATTCTGACAAGTCAACATCTGTAGATCTCATGAAGCAAGCATTGATGCTTCATCCTTTGGTGCTGCGCAAGATTGTTGACAAGGCTCCTTTGAAAGACTCCTCGTGGACCCAAATACTCAGGAATGTGTTCTTTGGATCAGCAAAGCCAGGAAGCCCTTCCCTTGAGCATATGATTAGCATATATGTTGAACGCCATTACATCATGTGGAGGTTCCCAGAACTGCAGAATTTACTCAAAGATGCTGCTCTTTTGGTGATTGAATCACTAAAACAGGATAACAGAGAGGCCCAGGACTGGGCATGTGTTAGAAAAGAAGCATTCTCTTCAGATAAGAATGA GTACTCTCATCTTCTTGTTTCAGACTTCTCCGACACAACACCATCACTCCCCCCTGAAGAATTGCGGCCATTCATGGTTGCTCCTGGAATGGCACATGAGATGCCGCCAGCTGAACAAGAACTGGGGATTGAGGTCAGACCCCGTGCCCCCCGTGAAGTTGCAGGGCGCAATCCTGCGTTGGTTTTCCTGGAATCACTGCTCCCGTGGGTTGACTATGGTGACAATCATCATGacgaaaatgaccaaaacaatgATGACTGA